aaagtaagtagttatagttttaactgttatagttttatttaattattttttattcacaacgccctatcaccagggtgacggttctgtcatgatttaaaagtaagtaatcgctttattgttaatcatgtgaatcataattattattattatcattgtagtaCTTTGTGGTATACGATGTTTCTTGTTTGATTACCTGGCGCATAGATAAACAAATCTGATGGTTTTCCAACACGGGAACAGGCAACATACAATTGACCATGTGAGAAACATGGGTTTTCTAGATTAATACCACAAACACTTAATGATTGCCCCTGGGACTTGTTTATAGTCATAGCAAAAGCAAGACGCACTGGAAACTGTAGTCGTTTAAACTCAAATGGCACATCAGTCGGAATCATTGGGATGCGCGGTATGAGAACATCTTCTCCTTTATACTTTCCTTTGAGTATAGTTGCTTCTATCACattgtttagtaatttttttatcgctaaCCGTGTACCGTTGCAAAGACGCGGTTGGTTGATATTTCGCAACATTATAACCACCGATCCAACCTTTAATTGAAGATTGTGAGGTGGCAATCCTGGCAAATCCAGCGAGTTTAAAAATTCCGGTGGATAGTTGACTACATCATCTTGATTAGTAGCCGAATCAACTGATTTATATATCATCAATTCGCCTGTAATTTGttcttgaattttgaaatttaattcatttacatcTATGTTTTTTGCAGCCAGTATAGCTCGTTCGCTCAACCAATCATGGTTTCTGTAATTTTGAGAAACATCTGGAAACACCTTCTGAATAAGTTCATCTTTTGATCGAGTTAACTGACAAAAACTTAGAGGAAAGTTAATGCAGCCAGTCAACATGTCTATAGGAAATTTGCCATTACCAATGTCAATGAGTTGTTTAGAGAATATGTTTCCAGATTGGTCATTTTGCAACTCGACACGCATATTCTTGCTTAAATGAAGTACTTTGACATGTTTCCACAAACTGGAGGACTTTAGACATGCATTGAGTTCATCAGCTGGCGTTGATCGTGGAATCACCGGCAATGTTTGACGAAAATCTCCtgctaataaaatcattgcaCCACCAAATCGGTTATTATTGCTCCGTAGATCTTTTAAGGTTCTGTCCAAAGCCTCCAAAGATTTTTTATGTGCCATCGTGCATTCATCCCAAACAATCAATTTACATTGCTGCAAAACCTTTGCCATTGCAGAGTTCTTCGAAACGT
The DNA window shown above is from Aphis gossypii isolate Hap1 chromosome 2, ASM2018417v2, whole genome shotgun sequence and carries:
- the LOC126550279 gene encoding ATP-dependent DNA helicase PIF1-like, whose protein sequence is MHSNETPTCNVSKNSAMAKVLQQCKLIVWDECTMAHKKSLEALDRTLKDLRSNNNRFGGAMILLAGDFRQTLPVIPRSTPADELNACLKSSSLWKHVKVLHLSKNMRVELQNDQSGNIFSKQLIDIGNGKFPIDMLTGCINFPLSFCQLTRSKDELIQKVFPDVSQNYRNHDWLSERAILAAKNIDVNELNFKIQEQITGELMIYKSVDSATNQDDVVNYPPEFLNSLDLPGLPPHNLQLKVGSVVIMLRNINQPRLCNGTRLAIKKLLNNVIEATILKGKYKGEDVLIPRIPMIPTDVPFEFKRLQFPVRLAFAMTINKSQGQSLSVCGINLENPCFSHGQLYVACSRVGKPSDLFIYAPGNQTRNIVYHKVLQ